From one Ignavibacteria bacterium genomic stretch:
- the rho gene encoding transcription termination factor Rho: MAQRQYPYRGNRGRGYRDQRGYRDQRDQRDQREQKELAQETPESITPEPPAIAIDLAGLKSKKIAQLIEIAAQIGIEYTSDLRKQDLINKITEAENARLMKEAQRDATQVFTGVIEVLPDGYAFLRSPAYNYLPSTEDVYVSPSAVRRYGLRTGDTLKAHIRQPRDGERFAAMVRIEAINYEPFTEQRTKRVFESLTPLYPQSRLKLETAQNEFSTRVIDLISPIGKGQRGLIVSPPKAGKTILLQKLANAISRNHPEVKLIVLLIDERPEEVTDMQRSVAAEVVASTFDEPPERHVHVAEIVLEKAKRLVETKQDVVILLDSITRLARAHNTVIPQSGKLLSGGVDANALHRPKRFFGAARNVEEGGSLTIIATALVETNSRMDEVIFEEFKGTGNMELVLDRKIADRRIYPAIDVNRSGTRREELLLTQDELNKVWILRKVLGDDPPVEAMERLLEHMRSTRNNEDFLKTFNS, translated from the coding sequence ATGGCACAACGGCAATATCCGTATCGTGGTAACCGTGGACGCGGTTATCGCGACCAGCGTGGCTACCGTGATCAAAGAGATCAACGGGACCAAAGAGAGCAAAAAGAACTGGCACAGGAAACACCTGAATCCATCACCCCCGAGCCCCCTGCAATTGCCATTGATCTGGCAGGCCTCAAATCCAAGAAAATTGCCCAGCTCATCGAGATAGCCGCTCAGATTGGCATTGAATACACCAGTGATCTTCGTAAGCAGGACCTCATCAATAAAATCACTGAGGCTGAGAATGCACGACTGATGAAAGAAGCTCAGCGTGATGCAACACAGGTATTTACCGGTGTTATCGAGGTGCTGCCTGATGGATATGCCTTTTTGCGATCGCCGGCATACAACTACCTACCGTCCACTGAAGATGTGTACGTAAGCCCCTCAGCCGTGCGACGATACGGACTTCGTACCGGCGACACGCTCAAGGCTCATATACGTCAGCCACGGGACGGTGAGCGGTTTGCCGCCATGGTTCGTATTGAGGCAATTAACTACGAACCCTTCACTGAGCAACGCACCAAACGTGTCTTTGAATCACTGACACCGTTGTACCCACAGTCGCGCCTGAAGCTTGAAACAGCACAGAACGAGTTTAGTACCCGCGTAATTGACCTTATTAGTCCAATCGGGAAGGGACAGCGGGGTCTCATCGTAAGCCCCCCAAAGGCAGGTAAAACCATCCTGCTGCAGAAACTCGCAAATGCTATATCCCGGAACCACCCTGAAGTAAAGCTGATTGTTCTGCTTATTGATGAGCGTCCGGAAGAAGTGACCGATATGCAGCGATCAGTAGCTGCCGAAGTCGTTGCGTCCACGTTCGATGAGCCGCCGGAGCGGCACGTGCACGTTGCCGAGATTGTTCTGGAAAAAGCAAAACGGCTGGTAGAAACCAAACAGGATGTTGTAATCCTGCTGGACTCTATTACACGTCTGGCACGGGCACACAATACCGTGATTCCCCAAAGTGGCAAACTGCTATCGGGTGGCGTTGATGCAAACGCACTGCACCGGCCAAAGAGGTTCTTTGGCGCTGCCCGGAACGTGGAAGAAGGAGGTTCGCTAACCATCATTGCAACTGCACTTGTTGAAACAAACTCACGGATGGATGAGGTTATTTTTGAAGAGTTTAAGGGTACAGGCAATATGGAACTTGTGCTGGACAGGAAGATAGCAGACAGGAGGATCTACCCGGCAATTGACGTGAACAGGTCCGGTACCCGCCGTGAAGAACTACTGCTTACGCAGGATGAACTCAATAAGGTTTGGATACTGCGCAAGGTGTTAGGCGACGATCCCCCCGTGGAAGCCATGGAGCGTCTGCTGGAACACATGCGCTCAACCAGGAACAACGAAGATTTTCTAAAGACATTTAATTCCTGA
- a CDS encoding chloride channel protein, translating to MTGTVLRYIILFNRWRKERISQTTFLLIAAAVVGVLGGAAASVIKKATHLVAESLQNEIAGTYKYALYFVLPILGLILTTGYVKIFLRKQVFKQGIVPIIRNILYNRSRVDFHNSYSQIITSALTVGMGGSVGLESPSVASGAALGSNVGRLFGLSYRDTTLLLACGGAAGISGAFDSPIAGMLFALEVLLPSFSIPAITPLLIASAVASVISWMVYNQPLFVYVADSWTQDGFWIYILFGILSGAYTVYYASANERINTWLGGIKRTWVRIAVGGISLGTMIALFPALYGEGYINIQPLLDGNYTSLIANSMFSAYREYAWVLIAYATLTVIAKTVACSVTLSAGGNGGMFGPSVVIGGLLGFIFSYGLNQTGLTDVNVTHFIVAGMAASISGVMHAPLTGIFLSAEITGGYSLMVPLMMVSAISYFINKHFRKYSIYTKPIALQGNDYKDEVDDNRILSGLTVREVLDHGFVTLFADETVESRRTDIMQSARSVFPVTNRNGKLVGTLGIEHLMESLLHTPDSKSHQTVAEIVQPVKNVVNITMPMSEVMQHMDKLGRHFLPVVDDDGMYCGYVTKDSVFTAYRQRLNEKLTV from the coding sequence ATGACGGGAACTGTACTCCGATATATTATTCTTTTCAACCGGTGGCGTAAGGAGCGGATATCACAGACAACATTTCTGCTTATTGCTGCCGCTGTTGTTGGCGTGCTGGGGGGCGCAGCCGCCTCGGTAATAAAAAAAGCAACTCACCTGGTTGCCGAATCCCTCCAGAATGAAATTGCCGGTACCTATAAGTACGCACTGTACTTTGTACTGCCGATTCTGGGCTTAATACTCACAACAGGGTATGTAAAAATATTTCTCAGAAAGCAGGTTTTTAAACAAGGGATTGTTCCCATTATTCGTAATATTTTATACAATCGGAGCAGGGTTGATTTCCATAACAGCTACAGCCAGATCATCACCAGCGCGTTAACGGTTGGAATGGGCGGCTCCGTTGGCCTTGAATCACCATCGGTAGCCAGTGGTGCCGCACTGGGTTCGAATGTTGGACGACTGTTCGGGTTAAGCTATCGCGACACTACGCTCCTGCTAGCCTGTGGAGGGGCCGCAGGGATTTCCGGCGCCTTTGACAGTCCAATTGCCGGTATGCTCTTTGCCCTGGAGGTTCTGCTCCCCTCGTTTTCAATACCGGCAATCACGCCGCTGTTAATTGCATCGGCCGTAGCCTCCGTGATCTCCTGGATGGTGTACAACCAGCCATTGTTTGTGTATGTAGCGGATTCCTGGACGCAGGACGGTTTCTGGATCTACATTCTTTTTGGCATCCTGAGCGGAGCCTATACCGTGTACTATGCCTCGGCAAACGAACGCATAAACACCTGGCTGGGCGGAATTAAACGTACCTGGGTACGCATTGCCGTTGGTGGCATCAGTCTCGGAACTATGATTGCGCTATTCCCTGCACTCTATGGTGAAGGATATATTAACATTCAGCCACTACTGGATGGTAATTATACTTCGTTAATAGCCAATAGCATGTTCTCGGCGTACCGGGAATATGCCTGGGTTCTTATTGCATACGCAACCCTCACAGTGATTGCAAAAACGGTAGCATGCTCGGTAACGCTGTCGGCCGGCGGGAATGGTGGCATGTTCGGACCAAGCGTGGTGATAGGAGGGCTGTTGGGGTTTATCTTCTCCTACGGTCTGAATCAAACCGGGCTGACCGATGTGAATGTGACACACTTTATTGTAGCCGGCATGGCTGCCTCGATCAGCGGAGTAATGCACGCCCCTCTCACCGGTATTTTCCTGAGTGCAGAAATCACCGGAGGATATTCGCTGATGGTTCCGCTCATGATGGTCTCAGCTATTTCATACTTTATCAACAAACACTTCAGAAAGTATTCAATTTATACCAAACCCATTGCTCTGCAAGGTAACGATTACAAGGATGAAGTTGATGATAACAGGATCTTATCCGGACTCACCGTTCGTGAGGTCTTAGATCATGGCTTTGTAACTTTATTTGCTGACGAAACCGTTGAAAGCAGGCGCACTGACATCATGCAGTCGGCCAGATCGGTATTTCCGGTAACCAACAGGAACGGCAAGCTGGTTGGGACACTTGGTATCGAACATTTGATGGAATCGCTGTTACACACACCCGACAGCAAGAGTCACCAAACCGTAGCCGAAATTGTACAGCCTGTAAAAAACGTTGTCAACATCACGATGCCGATGTCTGAAGTTATGCAGCACATGGACAAGCTGGGTCGGCATTTTCTGCCAGTTGTTGACGATGACGGCATGTATTGTGGTTACGTAACCAAGGACAGTGTGTTTACAGCCTACCGTCAGCGCCTGAACGAGAAACTAACTGTGTAG